The following coding sequences lie in one Streptomyces ortus genomic window:
- the asnB gene encoding asparagine synthase (glutamine-hydrolyzing), which translates to MCRIYGTFNVHSDEAELRRVADLMHHGGPDAQGVAHRPDWALGNNRLSIMDPEGGAQPYHLGRVTVVFNGEIYNHHELRSRLAGLGFHFDDLCDGSILPALYITYGDRFAEHLDGMYSVAVMDLRETPRMVLATDDSGMKPLYYHWDRTAGRFHFASELPALLGFAGVRAEEDEAGLDAYLTSKTPFGDRTMFRGIKVFPPAATVLLSHRNGLRIKQRPMAHEQGLRPDKDRTLAEAGDQLRDLLSEEVSRLLIADAPVAAVTSGGLDSSLVTALAARALRDGGGTGSLHTFNIAYTGTWPSDERAYAAEVARAAGTTHHQVEVDPATFPDLMTDVVRHLGQPNADPITLSTFSLFRAVRDAGFKVALTGDAADELFSGYSRMTQAVAAHHGSNWIDGYLDHLAAVPRALRRSLYTDEYAFAVNAVGPALPPGIRRILHSSPGTRLQRIGAVEQRYRLPAYHLRRVDHLSMASSVEVRLPFTQPSVVRFASTLTDEQRLVPGLGVKRALYQAAQGLIPRSVLERPKQPFTLPVTAMLTPGQRLWTLARDVLSPHTLRADGRIRPERVDALFDEQANRPSDAVSLALWSLMSHQLWRQEFFASAKAPVTLHTPVRVLQEAA; encoded by the coding sequence GTGTGCCGCATATACGGAACCTTCAACGTCCATTCCGACGAGGCCGAACTGCGCCGCGTCGCCGACCTGATGCACCACGGCGGTCCCGACGCCCAGGGTGTCGCCCACCGGCCCGACTGGGCCCTGGGCAACAACCGCCTGTCGATCATGGACCCCGAGGGAGGCGCCCAGCCGTACCACCTCGGCCGGGTCACCGTGGTCTTCAACGGTGAGATCTACAACCACCACGAGCTGCGTTCGCGGCTCGCCGGCCTCGGCTTCCACTTCGACGACCTGTGCGACGGCTCGATCCTGCCCGCCCTGTACATCACCTACGGGGACCGGTTCGCCGAGCACCTGGACGGCATGTACTCGGTGGCCGTCATGGACCTGCGGGAGACCCCCCGCATGGTGCTGGCCACCGACGACTCGGGCATGAAGCCGCTCTACTACCACTGGGACCGGACCGCGGGCCGCTTCCACTTCGCCTCCGAACTGCCCGCGCTGCTGGGCTTCGCCGGGGTGAGGGCCGAGGAGGACGAGGCGGGTCTCGACGCCTACCTCACCTCCAAGACGCCGTTCGGCGACCGCACCATGTTCCGCGGGATCAAGGTGTTCCCGCCGGCCGCCACCGTCCTCCTCAGCCACCGGAACGGACTGCGGATCAAGCAGCGCCCGATGGCCCACGAGCAGGGCCTGCGCCCCGACAAGGACCGCACCCTCGCCGAGGCCGGGGACCAGCTGCGCGACCTGCTGTCCGAAGAGGTGTCGCGCCTCCTGATCGCGGACGCCCCCGTCGCGGCCGTCACCTCCGGCGGCCTGGACTCCAGCCTCGTCACCGCGCTCGCCGCCCGGGCGCTGCGCGACGGCGGCGGCACCGGCAGCCTGCACACCTTCAACATCGCCTACACCGGCACCTGGCCCAGCGACGAACGCGCCTACGCCGCCGAGGTGGCCCGCGCCGCCGGCACCACCCACCACCAGGTCGAGGTCGATCCGGCCACCTTCCCGGACCTCATGACCGACGTCGTACGCCACCTGGGGCAGCCCAACGCCGACCCCATCACCCTGTCCACCTTCTCCCTCTTCCGCGCGGTCCGGGACGCCGGCTTCAAGGTCGCCCTCACCGGTGACGCGGCCGACGAACTCTTCAGCGGCTACTCGCGGATGACGCAGGCGGTCGCCGCGCACCACGGTTCGAACTGGATCGACGGCTACCTGGACCACCTCGCCGCCGTCCCGCGGGCCCTGCGCCGGAGCCTGTACACCGACGAGTACGCCTTCGCGGTGAACGCGGTCGGCCCCGCCCTGCCGCCCGGCATCCGGCGGATCCTGCACAGCAGCCCCGGCACCCGGTTGCAGCGCATCGGCGCGGTGGAGCAGCGCTACCGGTTGCCCGCCTACCACCTGCGGCGCGTCGACCACCTGTCGATGGCCAGCTCGGTCGAGGTGCGGCTGCCGTTCACTCAGCCGTCCGTGGTGCGCTTCGCCTCCACCCTCACCGACGAGCAGCGGCTCGTACCGGGTCTGGGGGTGAAGCGGGCCCTGTACCAGGCGGCGCAGGGGCTGATCCCGCGCAGTGTGCTGGAGCGGCCGAAGCAGCCCTTCACCCTCCCGGTCACCGCGATGCTCACGCCCGGCCAGCGGCTGTGGACCCTCGCCCGGGACGTCCTGTCGCCCCACACCCTGCGCGCCGACGGACGGATCCGCCCCGAGCGGGTCGACGCACTCTTCGACGAGCAGGCCAACCGCCCCAGCGACGCCGTATCCCTGGCCCTGTGGTCCCTGATGTCGCACCAGCTGTGGCGCCAGGAGTTCTTCGCCTCGGCCAAGGCCCCGGTCACGCTCCACACTCCGGTACGAGTCCTCCAGGAGGCGGCGTGA
- a CDS encoding cupin domain-containing protein, translating to MPPSTPSAPAPASASAPSPTTALGDARIITAAEFEFRPVVGARTTVATPVSPAAGATHVTLHVVRIAAGESYTPDDSAAEENTVVVFSGTGTAAVGELTSPVERGSAAYAPTGRALTLTADGRGLTAYVWRTPLANAPVGSEPVLHSSLWDDTTQLRGFGGTGQVDAAERRATMNFVFWPGNGSSRLCLHCGIQQPGETFNVHLHPDSDEAFIAFEGVGQMYLRDRWIDVNAGDVLYAAPGVLHGARNPHTGPTARRFVTCGGPSPFDPALYSAAGYSSQVR from the coding sequence ATGCCCCCATCCACCCCATCCGCACCCGCACCCGCATCCGCATCCGCACCTTCCCCGACCACCGCCCTCGGCGACGCCCGCATCATCACCGCGGCCGAGTTCGAGTTCCGTCCCGTCGTCGGCGCCCGCACCACCGTCGCCACCCCCGTCAGCCCCGCCGCGGGCGCCACCCACGTCACCCTGCACGTCGTCCGGATCGCCGCCGGCGAGTCCTACACCCCCGACGACAGCGCGGCCGAGGAGAACACCGTCGTGGTCTTCTCGGGGACGGGCACCGCAGCCGTCGGCGAGCTCACCTCCCCCGTCGAGCGCGGATCCGCCGCCTACGCCCCCACCGGCCGCGCCCTCACCCTGACGGCGGACGGCAGGGGCCTGACCGCGTACGTGTGGCGCACCCCGCTCGCGAACGCGCCCGTCGGCAGCGAGCCGGTCCTGCACTCCTCCCTCTGGGACGACACCACCCAGCTGCGCGGCTTCGGCGGCACCGGGCAGGTCGACGCCGCCGAGCGCCGGGCCACCATGAACTTCGTCTTCTGGCCCGGCAACGGCAGCAGCCGCCTGTGCCTGCACTGCGGCATCCAGCAGCCCGGCGAGACCTTCAACGTCCATCTCCACCCCGACAGCGACGAGGCGTTCATCGCCTTCGAGGGCGTCGGCCAGATGTATCTGCGCGACCGCTGGATCGACGTGAACGCGGGCGACGTCCTGTACGCGGCGCCCGGCGTGCTGCACGGCGCCCGCAACCCGCACACAGGCCCCACCGCCCGCCGCTTCGTGACCTGCGGCGGACCCAGCCCCTTCGACCCGGCGCTCTACTCCGCCGCCGGCTACTCCTCCCAGGTCAGGTGA
- a CDS encoding DMT family transporter codes for MHPVNWARFGLLAALWGCSFAFIKVSLDAFAPLQLAFGRLLVGALVVGLILAVTKGSFPGRAVWGHIAVASVFGNVVPFTLFAVGEQHTTATIAGVIQGATPLVTLGLAALAIRAEKPTARKVTGLVIGFVGLIVVVGPWRTDGFGSIGGQLACVGAAISYAISFVYLRRFIAPYKIPALAVTAAQLTCAMVITGLITTFSIGWDLPGELTAGPLLSLLVLGGASTGIAFVLMNRLIADAGPTTASGVNYLVPVFSVIVGAAALGESVTWNVPVGGAVVIAALALAEGRLPLPTRRATETPTATQVPPALGRNVPTPDAPTATTDRPDRSKPVATQEAC; via the coding sequence ATGCATCCCGTCAACTGGGCCCGCTTCGGCCTGCTCGCCGCCCTGTGGGGGTGCAGCTTCGCCTTCATCAAGGTGTCGCTGGACGCCTTCGCCCCGCTCCAACTCGCCTTCGGGCGGCTCCTCGTGGGCGCCCTCGTCGTCGGTCTGATCCTCGCCGTGACGAAGGGTTCCTTCCCCGGCCGCGCGGTCTGGGGACACATCGCCGTCGCGTCGGTGTTCGGCAACGTCGTGCCGTTCACCCTCTTCGCCGTCGGCGAGCAGCACACCACCGCGACCATCGCCGGTGTCATCCAGGGCGCCACGCCACTGGTCACCCTCGGTCTCGCCGCCCTGGCCATCCGCGCGGAGAAGCCCACGGCCCGCAAGGTGACGGGTCTGGTGATCGGCTTCGTCGGTCTTATCGTCGTGGTCGGACCGTGGCGGACCGACGGATTCGGCTCCATCGGCGGCCAGTTGGCGTGCGTCGGGGCGGCGATCAGTTACGCGATCAGCTTCGTCTACCTCCGCCGGTTCATCGCCCCGTACAAGATCCCGGCGCTCGCCGTGACCGCCGCGCAGCTCACCTGCGCGATGGTCATCACCGGTCTGATCACCACCTTCAGCATCGGCTGGGACCTGCCGGGCGAGCTGACGGCCGGCCCGCTGCTGTCCCTGCTGGTGCTCGGCGGTGCCTCCACCGGTATCGCCTTCGTCCTGATGAACCGGCTGATCGCGGACGCCGGTCCGACCACGGCCTCCGGCGTCAACTACCTGGTCCCGGTGTTCTCGGTGATCGTCGGCGCGGCGGCCCTCGGCGAGTCCGTCACCTGGAACGTGCCGGTGGGCGGGGCGGTGGTCATCGCGGCGCTGGCCCTCGCGGAGGGGCGACTGCCGCTGCCGACGCGGCGAGCCACCGAAACGCCCACGGCCACGCAGGTACCGCCCGCGCTGGGCAGGAACGTCCCCACCCCGGACGCCCCGACCGCCACCACCGACCGGCCCGACCGGTCCAAGCCGGTGGCCACCCAGGAAGCCTGCTGA
- a CDS encoding cupin domain-containing protein yields the protein MTLLVSTLKRFGDAVKVRIGETTTTRYIALAETTDGRLGLFHHHMLPGAAGAAPHYHTRISESFYVISGEVTVHDGTGWHKAHAGDFLHVPENAVHGFRNDSDAPAEMLIIFTPAENREAYFTGLAELLADGNTPSRAEMVALMEKYDQFEIDEP from the coding sequence ATGACGCTGCTCGTCTCGACCCTGAAGAGGTTCGGCGACGCCGTCAAGGTCCGTATCGGGGAGACCACCACCACCCGGTACATCGCGCTCGCCGAGACCACCGACGGCCGCCTCGGTCTCTTCCACCACCACATGCTGCCGGGCGCCGCCGGAGCGGCCCCGCACTACCACACCCGGATCTCCGAGTCGTTCTACGTCATCTCGGGGGAGGTCACCGTCCACGACGGCACGGGCTGGCACAAGGCCCACGCCGGCGACTTCCTCCACGTGCCGGAGAACGCCGTGCACGGGTTCCGCAACGACAGCGACGCACCGGCGGAGATGCTGATCATCTTCACGCCGGCGGAGAACCGCGAGGCCTACTTCACCGGTCTGGCGGAGCTGCTGGCCGACGGGAACACCCCGTCGCGGGCCGAGATGGTCGCGCTCATGGAGAAGTACGACCAGTTCGAGATCGACGAGCCCTGA
- a CDS encoding PLP-dependent cysteine synthase family protein: MRTLAPHSSRPSLVRPAVADGIDDLVGATPLVRLRLEGLAPGAEILAKLEAANPMSSSKDRAALYMLRAAEARGELAPGGTIVEATSGNTGISLAALAAARGYRCVIVLPDNATTERVRLLAALGAEVVQTPADRGYPGAIEKAEEIHASTPGSWFPCQHENADNVEAHYATTGPEITAALTATGRRVDTLVCAVGTGGTLTGIARHLREHDSGVRIVAVEPHGSPLLSGGQAGRHRIPGLNGGFIAPTTDVSLIDEVIAVSDADALHTARRLAAGQGLFVGVSSGAAVHAAQSVAARPEYRDKTVVTVLPDTGERYLSMWEDPS, encoded by the coding sequence ATGCGCACCCTCGCACCGCACAGCTCCCGACCGTCCCTGGTCCGGCCGGCCGTCGCCGACGGCATCGACGACCTGGTGGGCGCCACCCCGCTGGTCCGGCTGAGGCTCGAAGGCCTGGCGCCCGGCGCCGAGATACTGGCCAAGCTGGAGGCCGCCAACCCGATGTCCAGCAGCAAGGACCGGGCGGCCCTGTACATGCTCAGGGCGGCCGAGGCGCGCGGTGAGCTGGCGCCGGGCGGCACGATCGTCGAGGCCACCTCGGGCAACACCGGGATCTCACTCGCCGCCCTGGCCGCGGCCCGCGGCTATCGCTGCGTCATCGTGCTGCCCGACAACGCGACGACCGAGCGGGTGCGTCTGCTGGCGGCGCTGGGCGCCGAGGTCGTCCAGACCCCCGCCGACCGCGGCTATCCGGGGGCGATCGAGAAGGCCGAGGAGATCCACGCGTCCACTCCCGGCTCCTGGTTCCCCTGCCAGCACGAGAACGCGGACAACGTCGAGGCCCACTACGCCACCACGGGACCCGAGATCACAGCCGCGCTCACGGCGACCGGCCGCCGCGTCGACACCCTCGTCTGCGCGGTGGGCACCGGCGGAACCCTCACCGGGATCGCCCGTCACCTGCGGGAACACGACTCCGGGGTACGGATCGTCGCGGTCGAGCCGCACGGGTCCCCGCTGCTGTCGGGCGGACAGGCCGGACGGCACCGCATCCCCGGCCTCAACGGCGGTTTCATCGCCCCGACGACCGACGTCTCCCTGATCGACGAGGTGATCGCCGTCAGCGACGCGGACGCGCTGCACACCGCCCGCCGGCTCGCCGCCGGACAGGGACTGTTCGTCGGCGTCTCCTCCGGCGCGGCCGTGCACGCCGCCCAGTCGGTGGCCGCCCGCCCCGAGTACCGGGACAAGACCGTCGTCACCGTCCTGCCCGACACCGGCGAGCGGTACCTGAGCATGTGGGAGGACCCGTCATGA
- the epsC gene encoding serine O-acetyltransferase EpsC gives MREDLRVVVERDPSVRGRLEAALHPALTALWTHRVAHRLHTRGHRMTARLLARWARRLTAVEIHPGAVLGRRVFIDHGAAVVIGETCTVGDDVTIYHQVTLGAVGWWSDNNRPQGDRRHPVVGRNVILGTNATVLGPVTVGDDAIIGAQALVNKDVPEGMRMLAATASGRTPGRPAEDTIASIASAGSW, from the coding sequence ATGCGGGAGGACCTGCGGGTCGTCGTCGAACGCGACCCCTCCGTCCGCGGTCGTCTCGAAGCCGCGCTGCACCCCGCACTGACCGCGCTGTGGACACACCGGGTCGCCCACCGGCTGCACACGCGTGGACACCGGATGACGGCACGGCTGCTGGCCCGCTGGGCCCGCCGGCTGACCGCCGTCGAGATCCACCCCGGAGCGGTACTGGGCCGCCGGGTGTTCATCGACCACGGTGCCGCGGTCGTCATCGGTGAGACGTGCACGGTCGGCGACGACGTGACGATCTACCACCAGGTGACGCTCGGCGCGGTCGGCTGGTGGAGCGACAACAACAGGCCGCAGGGCGACCGCCGTCACCCGGTCGTGGGCCGCAACGTCATCCTCGGCACCAACGCCACCGTGCTCGGCCCGGTGACCGTCGGCGACGACGCGATCATCGGCGCGCAGGCCCTGGTCAACAAGGACGTGCCGGAGGGGATGCGGATGCTGGCCGCCACCGCTTCCGGACGCACACCGGGCCGCCCGGCCGAGGACACCATCGCGAGCATCGCCTCGGCCGGTTCCTGGTAG